DNA sequence from the Vanrija pseudolonga chromosome 7, complete sequence genome:
GGGCTCGGGCTCCAATTCCGCGCCATCGCGCCGTGTCCATTCGAGTCAAAGGGAtcggcgctgctggccaaCGGCGCAATGCCAGACGGCCCAGGGTGGAACGGCACTTGCCCCTCTggtgccgacctcgccgctcgGAGCTCGGTCGACAATCAACTCGGGCTGTGGTGATGATGcggccggcaccgccgaggCCTACACCCATAATGTACATAATATGCTGCACGCTGGGTATCTCGGTAATATGTATGCTTCGTTATCTAGTCGTGAATGTTAtgcggcgtcgggctcggccgaCATGCCTTTGCGGGCGCGGATGGTGCCGAACATACCCGCAAGCTCGCTCATGACCTCGCCATGTGCGGCTTTAAGCACCTGGGACTCGCGCTTCGGCTTGATCGTGTCGCCCGCCTGCGCAGCAGTGAGCTGCGATAGCGTcatgccgagcgcgcgtgcCTGCTTCTGCAGGTTGATGCGCTCCTCACGCGAGAGGGTCGAgcgggcacgcggcggctcgggtggtAGGTCCGCTTCGTACACTTCGTCCACACCGGGAGGGGGCAGCGCCTCAGCGTACGGttcggcgtcgagcttgggcTCGGGCGTCACCGACCGCTCCCAGGTGCGGACGAATTCTGGTAGGGGGATGGCGATGTCGGCGTTTGGTGTAGGGCCGCCGGATCTCCCAGCAAACGAATCGTCGAGAGAGTCGTCCAGCACCTcgacttcctcctcctcgcgcggggccaccgcctcgcggccgcgctcgatAATGCGAAGCATATTGCCGACGTCAGAGCGGATGTCCGCCCAGGTTGTGTCGGCGTTGGACAGCGTGCCGCCAGCTGTCTTCGTGCGCATCTCGTCGCAGCGAGCCCAGACATGTGCGAGAGTCCGTTGCAGGTCGTCGATGGACACCATGAGTGCTTGTTCGGCGCTGTCACGGGGAGCAAAGTCTCCCCCTGCGCGGGAGATGAAAGTGGGGCCAGTGTTCTTTGGCGGGGTGAGAACAGTGGTGCCAGGTGCGACAATAGCAGCAATCGTCGCTGCCGCAGCCAGATCGCAGCTTGACCTCTCAATCAACGTCTCGAGGTTCGCTCGTCCCTCTGCCATCTTGTTGGACAGGGTATGAAGCGTGCTGCACACATCGTCCCAGTACTGTGTGCTGCCGTCATGTGCGGTCGCAAACTTGAGCCCCAGGAGACAGCAcgccactcggcgccgcttGAGATGAACGCCAAGGCATGAGGCCTTGAGGCCTTGAAGTGTCAGAGGCGAAACTGATGGTACCCGGATGTGCGGCTGCTGTATCCGCCCAAAGGATGCCGCATGGCCAAACCCGAGGGTCATCATGTCTGCTCTCTCACGTTGGCTGCCGTTGGGTCGGGGCGAATCAAACGAAAGGGGTACTACCCGCTTGTTGGGTgtcgaggtggcggtggggggtTCAAAGCGGAACCCAGGATGAGGGAGGGTAATGACATCGTTGTCAACGCTGACACGCGAGCCTGTGCGGCTGTGGCTTGGCGTCCCTCGGCGTCCGGTCTCAAACAAGAGTGAGGCACGCTGGCCAGGGGTTGACGGGGTGATGGGGGCGACTGCCGTCTTGAGTGGCCGCAAGCGGGCTAGGTCAGACTGAGGAAGCGACTTGGCGCGCTGCAGACTGGCGCCAGCAGCCATGATGGCCTGGTCGCGTGCCGAAGTGTCGCTTTGTGGCGGGCTGAACGGCGCCTGCAATGACCGCCGCTTGGCACTTGACATGTTGGCTGAAGCACGTGCCTTGGCAAGGTCAGCTGCGGCCTCGTGTGTCGATGCCGGCGGGGAAGGGATGTAGGGAATGTCCTGGAGTGATCGACGGAACGGAGACTGGCTGGGCCGCGTGGAGAGAACAGGGAAGGGCGGGGTCGGAGCGCGGGGGAGGTTGGGCGACTCGAGTCTCTCTAGTGCTTGTGCTAGTGGGGATGCGCGCTTGGGCGTGAATGgcagggcgagcgggcggatAAGAGGTGGGGGAGACAACAATCCGTTCGGTAAGTCGGGGAATGCTGCGCCGCCTTCGGTTGACGAGCCGGCGGAAAACAGAATGTCGCTGacgttgccctcgtcgtcctcggtgatggGTATCCGGTCATCCGTAGAGCGTGAAAAGGACGATGAAGGCGAGGAACCGCTCCAGTCTGTGCTCCAGCTCTGGCGCTTGTGTCGCACAACGCGCTCCGGCATCTTTGTGAACTTGTCATTAGGGTCAAAGGGAGTTGCCAGTGCACGAACGGGAGATTTTGCCCGTGCGTGCTCTTTAGGTGACAACAAGGCGTAGCGGAGCACCTCTGGGGACGGGGATGCGGCTGACGATGACTGAGAGCGCTTGGCCCGCGTGACCGCGGCCGGGCCACCCCACTCgctgtccgagtcgtcgctgGTGGACGGTCGTCTCCGACGCGGAGCAATGACGGGGATGTCGTAGAATGTGCTCAAAACGGTAAGCTCACTGCGGTCAGCGAGCGGAATAAGGCTGGATGTAGCCGACGCGAGGTAGTCGGTCATGTCGTCGAGTAGACGGTTGAGTGCTACTCTCAGGTCGTGTCCGCGCTCCGTGTCGTCTGGTCTTGGTGCCAGCAGCTGAAGAACGATGGTGATCGCGTGGTCGAGGCTGCGCGACTCGGACAGCAAGCGGTCTAGCGCCGCCATGACGCGGGCAGCCGAGGTGGGCTTGGGCACAAGGGCCGGCCCATCATCGGCTGTTGAGCCTGCCGGTGTGGCCGGTCGTGAGGGGGCCGCTCTACCGGGAAGCAAGAAGGCGGCGCCCGTCGCGATCGCTGCTGATGTGACGACAACCTTGGTTGGCCCAATCATATACGCGAGCGAGGCCATGAGGACTGCGATCGCAGCGATGATATCCCATCGCATGCTGCCGTCCTCGGTCGTCATGGCATCGAGTgggccgcgcgacgagggcggtgCGGGCGTGTCTGCTGGTGCCGATGTCGGTTCTCTCACGCTGTCGTCCGGTGCCGACGTGGGCGACAGCATTGACGTCGACATGGCCCCATCAGGGCTGGCAACGGTGCTATAGAGCTGCGTCTTCTCCAGCAGGCCGCTCGATGCAACGAGGAACTTGAAGCGCTCGGCGAACTCATCGTCGGAGGTGCGAGTCGTACGGATGGGTGATGGCAAACGCAGCGGAGTGCCGAGAGCGCGTGGGCCGATACTCTTGCCCGCCGCGGTGCCGGCCCGTGCTGAAGAGGTGGAAGAGGCGCCGACAagcggcgccgacatggcTGATGGGCCAGACGACCCTGAGACCGAGGCCGCATTGCTggatctcgtcgagcagTCTGCGCTCGTACGCGTCgagctccgccgccgcttgaGGCTGTTTGGGATGGAGGACGACAAAGCCGACGACAATGGCGGAGCGAGTGTCTCAAAGGATCGTTCTGCATCTGCGTGGGGGGGAGCATAATGTTAGCACATGGTTTTGTATGAGCACGGGGCGGGCatggacgacgcgcgcacctgCCAAGTAGTCGCCAAGAGGAgatgcctcgtcgtcgtcttcgtcgtctACTAGCGGCGGGAGGTTGACGTCAATGTCGCCGTCGGTTGGAATGGATCGAGGCATTATAATGGCATGGTGTGGGCAAGGAGATACGCCGCGGTCGTGGAAGGAAGGGACGGTTTGGTGATGGTTGTCGATTCGTgcagtgttgttgttgttgttattgtcTGTCGTCACGATGTTGACGAAGCCAAAGTCGAGGTTGTAGTTGTTGTTGGTTTTGGGGCGAtgctgcgtgctgcgtgtgtgtgtgtgacaACAAAAGCCAAGCGACAGAGCTGACAAGCTGGATGAGGCTAGTAAGACCTTGCTTGTCTCGCGCGTTTAAAGCCAAGCAAGGTCACACCCACCGGCCATCAGCGCCAGGCgaccacgcgccgcccccgccgccgcctttCGCCGTCCAGGGAAAGCCAGATCTGACGACGAAACACTCAGGCACCATTACAAAAATACGCGAATGCTGCATTAGAATCAGGCCCTAATGGACATTGCTAATTGACAGAGTGACCCTTTtgcccttccctccctcccggTTGCGTTCCGTGGCTTACTCTGCCCGTTGGCCGAACAACGCAAAAGGGTAGAGCCGACGCTGACAACATCACGCCGgcacgacacggccgacCGACAAGCAAGTCGCGGCACGTCGACTTTTGAGCAACCACTCAACCATACACAACACCCATCATCTGCACTCGCGACTTGTCCCAACAAACAGGGCATGATTCCCAGTAGTCTTGCTGTTGGGTTGAGACTGGGCGCGTGCCCACAACGGTGGGGGGTGCGTGGGCAACTAGgtgagtcgcgcgcgggcgaggagcaaaagtggaggaggagaggcGAGGTGGGACGGTGGGACGACTATCCAAGGTGGAGCGATGGAGAGGTGGTGAGACGCACATCGTCTTGCTCGCACTCTGCAGCAGCGAGAAAGCCTGAGATCGCAGACACTGGATCGCTGGGTGCTCTGCATTGGcatggtcgacgccggcgaggtgacTCACTGGGTCGCGTCGACatgacgaggcggaggagcaATTGTCGGTCCACGCGcagaggaaggcgaggaagaccTCAAAGCCACACGTAAAGCTGACACAACAGCCCtgcgccacctcggccccctCCCCAGTGGCCATCGCGTCCAAGCAGCGCGGtacagctcggcgccaacaCCGGAGAAGAGCAGCGCAGCCGCGACGTcggactcggcctcggcctcggccaccccTCCCGCGCCTGTTGCGTCACCATCACCGGCACCAGCACGTCGTGGGCTGATCGCCCGCCTCACTTCCTCCCTCGCACTTCCCAAGCACAAGGCATCagtcaaggagggcgagtcggcgtcgagcatccgcaagctcgcggcgctcgccgtccccgaACGCAAGACGCtcagcgtcgccgtcggtctGTTGCTCGTATCTTCCTCCGTGTCCATGCTGGTCCCCCTCACTATTGGCAAGATCATCGACTTCTTCTCGTCCAACGCGaccaccttcctcggcaTGTCGTTCCCCGTCGCTGCGAGCCTGTTgacggcggccttcttcgtCGGCGCCACTGCTAACGCCGGACGCGTGATCCTCATGCGCACGGCCGGACAGCGCATCATCGCGAGGATAAGGAACCAGGCGTATCTGTCCACTCTGCGCCAGGAGCCCGAGTTCGCCGACCGCTCAGCAGGCGACATTGTGTCGCGCCTCAACGCCGACTCCAACATCCTCGGCGACTCGGTCACGTCCAACTTGTCCGACGGCCTGCGCGCCATCATCTCGGCaagcgtcggcgtcgtcgccatgtTCTGGATCTCGAGCAAGCTCACGCTCGTCATGCTCTGTGTCGTCCCGCCTATTTCGTTGGGAGCCGTCTTCTATGGAAGGTACCTCCGCAAGCTCTCAAACCAGACCCAGGAGGCCCTCGGTGACATGTCCAAgaccgccgaggagaagctcAACGCGTTCAAGACGGTCACGGCGTACAATGCTCAGGCtctcgagggcaaggagtTCTCGACCAAGGTCAACGAGGTGTTCAGTCTCGCCAAGCGTGAGGCACTCGCCTCGGGTATCTTCTTCGGCGCGACGGGTTTGACTGGCAACCTTGCGATGCTGTGCCTGCTCAGCTACGGTGCGTCGGCTGCCGCCTTCTCTGTGGCCTAgctgacaccacacccaGGTGGTCACCTCGTCGCTAGCGGCGCGATTACTGTCGGCGACCTCACGTCCTTGCTCATCTACAGTGGCTATGTCGGCGGCTCAGTGTCAGGCCTGACGTCCTTCTTCAGCGGCATCATGAAGGGTGGGTTTCGTGTGACTGCGCGTGACTAACCCACGCAGGCGTCGGTGCTGGTGGCCGTGTGTTCTACCTCCTCGATCGCCAATCGAAGATcccgctcggcgtgggcaAGGAGCTCTCGGCGAGCCGCAACGGCCCGATCAAGTTCGACAACGTGCGCTTCACCTACCCTTCCCGGCctgaggtcgaggtgctcaaggGCATCAACCTCGAGATCCGGCCGGGCCAGTcggtcgccctcgtcggcacaTCAGGCAGCGGCAAGTCTTCGATCCTGTCTCTTCTCGACCGCTTCTACGACCCGCAGCACGGCACGATCAGCTTCGACGGCTCGGACATCAAGTCGTTCACGCCCGAGTCGTGGCGCGACCGCATTGGTGTGGTCTTCCAGGACCCGATCCTTTTCGAGGGCACAGTGCACGACAACATTGCATACGGCAGCCCTCACGCCacgcgcgtcgaggttgaaGAGGCGGCCAGGAAGGCCAACTGCGACTTCATCTGGGACCTGCCGCAGGGCTTTGACACGATGAGTGAGTGGCAGCGGGTGACAGCGCTAACAGTCCAGTCGGCAAGGCGAGCCTGTCCGgcggccagcgccagcgcgtgTCTATCGCGCGTGCGCTGGTGCGCAACCCGTCCATTCTGCTACTTGATGAGGCAacgtcggcgctcgactcgggctCGGAGAACGCCGTCAACCGCGCCATCGACGACATTATCCACAAGCAGAACATTACagtcgtgctcgctgcgcacCGGCTGAGCTCGattgcgcgcgccgagcgcgtcgtcgtgctcgagaaTGGCGTCATCTCTGAGGAGGGCCCGTACGACGTGCtctccaaggccgagggcagccGCTTCCGCGCGCTCATGGCCGCGCAGCTGTTGCTCGAGCAGAGCGGGAagggcgaggccgctgccaccgcggcggcagagcaggagaaggaggccgccTAGACATAGACACATAATCATCCGCACGCACCACTATCTTGCATCCAACTCAACCCCATCCATTGTGTGAATATAGCAGTGCATCATGACAAACGACTAACTGCACGCCCGCAGTGCATGACAAGAACCAACTAGGCAACTACGCTTACTTGACAGCGAGGAGCTTGACGTCGAACTTGAGGGTCGAGTTGGGGgggatgccgccgaggcgctgcttgccgtaggcgagcgaggcggggatggtgaggcggcgctcgccgccaacagcGAGGCCAACCAGGCCCTGGTCCCAGCCCTTgatgacctcgccgcggccgaggacaaaggagaagggcgagccGGCAGTGTTGGCGTCAAACTGCTTGCCGttctcgagcttgccgaTGTAGCGCATGCTGAGGCGCTTGCCGGGCTTGGCGACGGGGCCGGTGCCGACGGTGACGTCCTCGATGATCAGGCCACCGGGGAGGGTCTTCTGGGGGAGTGTTAGCAGAGGCAAAGGGCACAGGTagcggtgacggcgacgcgacggtgacgacgagaCAGCACAAACGACCGCACGCATGGGACGGGACGCAAGGAGCACAGACAAGACAAGTGAGTGCCACCCCCAactccccaccca
Encoded proteins:
- the Abcb10 gene encoding ATP-binding cassette sub-family B member 10, mitochondrial; translation: MIPSSLAVGLRLGACPQRWGVRGQLALRHLGPLPSGHRVQAARYSSAPTPEKSSAAATSDSASASATPPAPVASPSPAPARRGLIARLTSSLALPKHKASVKEGESASSIRKLAALAVPERKTLSVAVGLLLVSSSVSMLVPLTIGKIIDFFSSNATTFLGMSFPVAASLLTAAFFVGATANAGRVILMRTAGQRIIARIRNQAYLSTLRQEPEFADRSAGDIVSRLNADSNILGDSVTSNLSDGLRAIISASVGVVAMFWISSKLTLVMLCVVPPISLGAVFYGRYLRKLSNQTQEALGDMSKTAEEKLNAFKTVTAYNAQALEGKEFSTKVNEVFSLAKREALASGIFFGATGLTGNLAMLCLLSYGGHLVASGAITVGDLTSLLIYSGYVGGSVSGLTSFFSGIMKGVGAGGRVFYLLDRQSKIPLGVGKELSASRNGPIKFDNVRFTYPSRPEVEVLKGINLEIRPGQSVALVGTSGSGKSSILSLLDRFYDPQHGTISFDGSDIKSFTPESWRDRIGVVFQDPILFEGTVHDNIAYGSPHATRVEVEEAARKANCDFIWDLPQGFDTMIGKASLSGGQRQRVSIARALVRNPSILLLDEATSALDSGSENAVNRAIDDIIHKQNITVVLAAHRLSSIARAERVVVLENGVISEEGPYDVLSKAEGSRFRALMAAQLLLEQSGKGEAAATAAAEQEKEAA